From the genome of Labedella gwakjiensis:
GCGTTGGTGAGGGGGCGACGAGCCAGGGGCACTCAGCCCGCGAGCACCGCTCGAACCACGTCGAACGCGGGCGTCGGCTCCCCGTCGTCGAAGAGGAGGTCGTGGCCCTCGTGCAGGCCGCGGTCGTCGTCGATCCACCAGTCGTACCGATCGTCGACACCCCACGTGGTGTACGAGACGCAGGCCGCCGAGCGGAGGCAGGTCTCGAAGACGGTGGCGTACTGCTCCGCTTGGGCCTCCTCACCCTGATCGTCCGTGACGTCGTTCTCGGAGATTCGAACGAGCAGCCCGGCGTCTTCGAAGCGGTCGAACGTGGCGGAGAGATCATCGGCCGAGACGGCATCGGTGTCGAGGTCGTAGATGTGCGCCTGGAGCCCCACGCCGTCGATGTGCCCGCCCTGCTCGTTCGTGTCGAGAGCGAGCTGGAGCAAGGCGTCCTGTCGGGGACCCGGCACGTCGGCCCCGTTCTCGTTGATGAACTGGCGGACGTCCGGGTCCGCGGCGGAGACGGCCTGTGAGACGACGACCGGGTACGTCGGCCCGAAGACACGGAACCAGACGTTCTCCTGCAGATCGGTCCCCTGGTCGACATCGAACGGCTCGTTGACAACGTCGAGCGAATCGAGCCGACCCCGGAAGTGTGTGACGACGGTGGTCACGTAGTCGAGCAGGATCTCGGCGCTGGCCGCGCGCTCCTCCTCGGAGTCGGCGGGGAGTTCCCGCATCCAGCGGGGCATCGCCTCGCTGAAGGCGATGGTGTGGCCGTGCACCGCGATGCCCTTCTCCTCCGCGAGGTCGAGGAGGGCGTCGGCCTCATCGAAGAGGTACTCACCCTGTCGCGGCGAGAGGGCCTGCGGCTTCATCGCGTTCTCCGGGGTGAGTGCACCGAAGTTGTTCACGAAGCTGCTCGCGTAGTCCGCGTCCGAGGCGAGGGGACCGAGCGCCACCGCCGCACCGATCAGGAAGTCCGGGCGAGAGCCCGCGGCGAGAGCCTGCAGGCCGTCCGGGAGCCGTTCGAGGTCGGTCGCGACCGGAGCTGCGGTGGAGAGGGAAGCGCCGGCCGGCGCAGCAGCGGTGAACGAGGGGACCGTGAAGGACCCCTCATCGCTCGACAGCCCGAGCCAGAGTTCGCCCGAGACGAAGACATCCCCGAGGGGAAGGGAGGACAACGTCTCGCCGTCGCTCTCGACCTCGAGCCGGTCCCCGGAACGGGCCACCGAGAACTCCGCCTCGGGATCCGGGACACGGACGTGCTCGTCCTGCACCGGCTGCGGGTCGGTCACGTCCTGCTGGGGAGAGCCGTCGAAGACGGCGATCCGGAGGTCGTCACCGCGGAGCGTGAGCCGGACACCCGCCGGTTCGATGCGGAACTCGTCGGCGATCACCGGTGGGCTGTCGTAGACGGCCAGAGTGGCGTCGGCTGTCACGTCCGTGAACGTCGCACTGAGGGTGAAGTCCTCCGCGGCGGCGAGGTGCGTCCCCGCGATGTTGACCGGCGGGTCGGGCTGTCCTCCTCCACCGTCCTGCTCGACGATGCTTCGCGCCGTCGTCGTCACCCGCAGGCCGTCACCGTCCGGGACGATGCCCGGCACGTGCCGCCACTCCTGCTTCAGCAGGTCGATGACGGTGACCCGCTCCGGTTGCGGGTCCGTCGAGCTGCAGCCCATCAGGGCCAGGAGGACGCCGACGGTCGCCGCGCCCACGAAGCGTCGCCGACGAGCGGTCGGCGCTGCCCTCACGGGGCGTCCCCGCGGAAGCCCGGCCGATCGTCATCGTGGACGGACCACGCGAGCGCGCATCTCGGGAGCTGACCCATGGACTGACGGTAGCAACACTCGTTCGGACGGACGTAGCCTGAGCAGGTGAGCCCGGAACGCGCAGCGGAGGTGCTCGGCGTCGACGTCGAGGCCGAACCCCATGTGGTGACCGGCGCGTTCGCCGCGCGCGCCCGGCGCACCCACCCCGATGTGGAGGGTGGCAGCGCCGACGCGTTCCGCGAAGCCGTCGAGGCCCGCAACGTGCTCCTCAGCCGCGACCGCACCCGTGAGGGGTACCGCGCGCGCCAGGAGGCCTCAGCCGGGGCACCCGACGGCTACATCGTCTTCGACGAGAGCGACCGGCCCGGCGACGGCGCGAACCCGTCAGCCGAGTTCCCCCCGTGGGTCGTCGTGCCGCTCGCCCCGAGCCCTGCGCTCATCGCGGTGGGGACGGGCCTGCTCGTGATCGCCGCCTTCCTCTCCATCTACGACGTGCCCTATCCGTGGACGATCGCCGAGCCGATCGCGCGGTGGGTGCTCCTCATCGCCTCGGCCGTCGCGTTCGCGACGACGGGCCGGCGCGGCTTCCTCGTCGTGTTGGTCCTCCTCGTGATCGCGACTCTCGTGATCAACGTGGCGATCACGACGATCGGCGGCCTCCTCGGCCTGTTCTTCACGATGCCGGCGATCGCCGCGATCAACGCGGCCGGTTTCGTTCGCCGGCGCCGCCGCGCTGCCGGTCTCGTCCGCTGAGACCCGCCGTGGCCGGTTCGGGGCCGCTCGATAGGGTTGCGAGATGACTTCCGCCCCGATCCGCCGTCCGTCCGTGAAGGGCCCCGCCTGGCTGACCTGGATCGGCGTGGTCCTCCTCGTCGCCTCCGTCGCCATCGCCATCGCTACCGTCTCCCTGTTCGCCTCCCTGCTTCCCACGGGTTTCCTGAACCAGGACGGCACCCCGGGCGACGACGTCATCGCGTCGATCGACGCGGGCGAGAGCGCGTCGGTCGAGCTCGACGGCGACACGTCCTACTCGCTCCTCCTCGTGCGTCCGACGGACGAGTCGTCGGGTGCGCTGACCGGCGATGTCGCACTCATCGCGCCCGACGGCACGACCTCCGTCGCCGACCGTGCCCCCGCCGTGAGCACCCGGGTGTCCGGGGGCCAGGCCACGGCCGCGTCCTTCGCCGCATTCGAGACGACGGACGACGGCGCGTACACGATCACCGTGCCGGCGGCGACGGATGATCAGCCGACCTCGGTTCTCGTCGTCGAGGACGGCGACACCCTGCCCTTCGTCGGCGGGGTGTTCGGCTCGATCGGCGGTGTCTTCGCCGTGCTGCTGCTCGGCATCCCCGGCCTCGGCCTCACGATCGGCGGTGCGATCTGGTGGAGCTCCCGTCGCCGCGCTCGCCGGGCGTACGACGCGGGCCAGCCCACGGCCTGAGCCGGACGGCGGCGGTCCGCCCGCTCACAAGAGGCGCAAGGCGTCAGACGTAGAAGCCCTCACGCAGCACGACGCCGTGTTCCAGCCACGCCTTGAGGGCGTTGAGCATGCTCGTCCATCCCTCGCAGTTCCCGAAGGCGCTCTTCGCGCCCGACGGCGTCGCCCGCCACGCCGACTCGGTGATCGTCACGAGGGTGCGCGCGCCGTCGTCGACCGGCTCGAACTCGAACGTCGTGGTGGTGTGATCGGAGTCGTCGGCCGCATCGTCGGCGCCCCACCGCACGACGATCCTCCGAGGGGCGTCCGCCTCCATGACCTCGACAGGGAAGCCTCCGGGGTGATCATGAAAGTCCCACGTGACCGTCGCGCCGGCGACGAGCCGTCCTGTCGCGCCTCCCGTCGTGAAGTAGCGGGACAGCTGCGCGGGATCGGCGACGGCGTCGTAGACCTCTTCGATCGGTCGTGCGACGCGACCCGACACGGTGAACGACAGCTCGGTGAGCGTGGTCTCTTCGTTCTCATTCATGTGATATTTTTACAACATGAAGGAACGCGAGGTCAATGACGTCGACGATCTCGTGTTCAAGGCCCTCGCCTCGGCGACCCGACGGCACATGCTCGACGTACTCAAGGCGTCCCCTCGCACGACCGGCGACCTCTGCGAGGCGTTGCCGCACCTCGACCGCACGACCGTTCTGCAGCACCTGCGCGTGCTCGAGCGCGCGGAACTCGTGACCGGCCGCCGCATCGGGCGCGAACGTCACCTGGCCCTCGCTCCCCTTCCGATCAAGCGGCTCCACGACCGCTGGATCGGCGACTACGCGCGCGCGGCCGTCGAGCTGCTCGACGAGCTCGATCGTCAGGCCACACCGAACGAGCGGTAGGCGAAGAGAGCGATCCGTCAGTCCCAGTCGCCGTAGTAGGCGGCGAGGCTCGGCTCCGGGGAGCCCAGCCGGCGCGCGAGGCCCGCCGCCCGGTGCGTCCGATCGGTGAACACGTCATCGCCCCAGCGGGCGCGGCGGGTGAGTACGCGCGAGCTCGTGAGCACGAGGAGATCGCCGTCGTCGTCGGCGATGTGCACAGCCCCGTCGGCGCCCGTGCCGACATCCTCGAGGAAGGCACGCAGTGGAGCGCCGGTATCGACGCGGACGGGCGCGAGGACGTCGACCCGGTAGGGGACGTCGGCGGGCGCGAGTCCCGCGCGCACCCGTGGGTCGTCGACGCCGTCGAGCGGAGCGATGTCGCCGAGGTGGACGCGGGCCGTCGGCAGGTGGCGCAGGATGCTGTCGATCGTGATGAGCGCTTGCGTCGCGGTCATCGGCGCGGCGATCGTGACGGCGACGTCGCTCGCGGCCGTGACGAGCGCGTGCGGTCGGGAGCCGCCGATCGGGATGTACCGCTCCATGCGCCGGGTCTCGCGGTTCACCTCGGCGGGGTCGCGGTCGCGCCCACCCGCGTCGGGTCCGTTGTGCCACGCCACGGCGGTCGGCACGTGCGCGAGCACCGCGCCGCGGGTCCAGCAGCGCCAGGCCCAGTCCCAGTCCTCGCCGCCGTACTCGGTGAAGCTCTCGTCGAAGCCGCCGGTCTCGCGGAAGAACTCCGCGGTGCAGCACAACACCGCCCCGATCAGATAGCGGTACGACCGGGCGTCGGCGCGCAGCAGACCGCCCGAACGCTCGTAGGCGTTCGCGAGCCAGGACGGGTCCTCGAAGAGGACATGCGCCGGCAGGCGATCGAGGGCCGCATCGTCGGGCAGAGCCGAGAGGTCCGCGTGGCGGCGGCGGCCCACGGTGACGGCGTCGGGGGCCAGGGCGGGGAGTCGCGTCAGCTCCTCGAGGTACCGGGGCTCGGGAGCGCAGTCCGCGTCGAGGAAGCACAGCACATCGCCCGTCGCGGCCTCGGCCCCGCGGTTCCGGGCGGCGGCGAGACGGAAGCCCTCGTCGGCCTGTCGCACGAGCACCACGTCCTCCGGGACGTCGGGAGCGTCGGCGGAGCCGTCGTCCACGACGACGATCTCCACGAGATCGCGGGGATACGTCTGCGCGCGCAACGCCAGCAGGGTGCGGCGGAGGTCGTCTGGCTGCTCGTAGTGCGCGACGACCACCGAGACGCGCGGTCGTTCGCTCGGCCACACCCCGTCGAGGGCACTCCAGTCGTTGCCGAGGATCATGTGCCGCCGGCCGCTCATCGCTCCGCCTCCCGCCAGGCGTCGAGATAGGCGCGCGCGGTGTCGGCGGGGTGCGGGCGCGTACTGGTGCCGGCGTCGAGGAACGTGGAGCCGGGCTCCGCGTGGGCGCGCGCGACCGCCGCGGCGAGCGCATCAGGGTCCACGAGGGTGAGCGTGCCCGGACGCAGCGCGTCCATCTCCTCCGTGTAGCGGGTGCGCAGAACGAGCGGCCGGCGGCCGGCCGACACCCACGAGTTGATCGAGCCGGACGCGGAGAAGTGCTGGTGCGCGACCACGGGAACGGCCACGCGCGCGGCCGCCGCGGTGAGCTCGTCGTCGGAGAGGAAACCGGACACCGCGACCTCCACCCCGAGCTCCCGCCCGCGCGCGACGAGCGCCTCCACGTCGGCGTCGTGCCCGGGCGACGGCGCGCCGAGCGCGCGCATCGCGAGCCCCGTCCCCGCCGTGGCCGCGGCCTCGATGGCCTCGAGGTGCCCCTTGCCCGGGTAGATCCACCCGAGCACCGCGACCGCCGGGTCGAGCGCGCGATCGTCGACCCGCGAGCGGATGGACACGGGAACGGGGAGTGGGATGACCGCGACCGATCGCGGACGCAGTCCGACCTCCTCGAGGAGCGCGAGTTCGTGGCGACTGTTGACGACGACGAGCTCCGCCGCGCCGACGACCCGCGCGTAGGCGGCGGTCCGGCGCTCGAAGGCGTGCCCGTCGGAGGGCTGCGGCACGTCGTGGAGGGTGACGCTCACGCGGCGCTCGTCCGCGAGGGCGACGAAACGCTCGGCGGCGTCCTCCGGCGAGCGCGCCCAGAGTCGATCCGTGAACTGCGCATGGACCCGGTCGGACGTCTCGCCGCCCGCGGCCCACACCGACTCGGACACGGAGGCGTCTCGGCCGAGCACCGTCGCGACCTCGGTGGCCACCTCGCGCGCGAAACGGGCGACGCCGTGCCGGTCGTCGTCGTGCAGCAGGAGCGCGGGGACGTCCGTGTCGGTCACGCGGACATCACCACGGCGAGCGCTGAGGAGTGCCTGTCAGCGGCGAGCCTCAGGAGGTCGGGATTGTCGCTGTACCACCGCAGCTGCGCCGCGCGCACCTCGTCATCGTGTACGGGCCGGCCGTCGACGTACCAGTGCGGGTCGGGTTCCGCGTCGAGCCCCCACGCCTCGATGACGACGCCCTCCCGGGGCGCGACGACGGACGACAGGAGCTCACGGCCCGGGTCGGTCACGGCGTCGCCGAGCCCCGCCCGGTCGCGGACGCGGCGGGCGAGCTCGGACCACACCGGGTTGCCGGGGTGGTTGATCGTGCGCAGGAGCGGGAACCGCGGGGCGTCGAACACGTCGGAGATCGGCACGGCACCGTTGCGTTCTTCCCGCATCCGCAGCTCACCGGTCGACTCCTGAGCGATCGCGGCGACGACGGCCGCCGTGAGCCGCGGGCGGGCGTGACCGAGCGCTTCGGCGATGGTTCGGAGGTCGTGGTACGCGACGAGCGGCGGGTCCTCGATGGGCTTGTCCGGGTGACGCACGACCACCTGGGCCGGGTGGAGCGAACGGTGCCGCACGGCGGGCACGACGACGAGCCGCGCTTCAGCGGGGAGGCGGGCCGCGAGCTGGCGCGTTCCGACCGGGAGACCCCGGTAGTCGTCGCGAATCGGCTGCGTGATGACGAGCGAGGCCGACGCGAGCAGACGATCGAGCCGCGGGAGGTCGTCCGGTTCGAGCTCGTGCACCGGCGGAATGCGGACCGTGGGGAGGTCGGGCCCGTCGATCACGATGCGCAGCGACTCCGCCTGGCAGTTCCCGACGACCACCGCGAGACCGTCCGGAACGGGCGCGCCGAAGAACGAAGAGTAGTGCCTCTGCCTGCCTGTGGGAAGGGTCGGTTCCTCGATCACGGTATCTCCTGCCGTCGGTATATGTTCGCAGAGCGGCGCCCGTCCCGGTGCAGCACGGGTTCCCATCCCGCCATCACGGCTTCCCCGGCCTCGAAGGATCTCGACGGATCCGAAGGAATCTGAATGCCCGCACGCCTGCGCCCCGATCGCCCCATCCGGGTGGCCGCGGTGCCCGGGGGACACCCGTACGTCCGCAGTCTGATCGAGCCGGGAACCGCGAGCGTCGAGATCCTCCCGGATCCGCCGGCCCGCGACGGCGCGACCGACCGCTGGTGGCCGCCCGCGATGCTCACCGCCGACTGGATCCAGGGTCACTCCGACGAGGTCGACGTGCTGCACGTGCACTTCGGGATGGAGTCGTCCACGACCGCGGAGCTCTCCGCAGCCATCGACGCGTTGCGCGCCACTGACACCCCCTTCGTCTACACGGTGCACGACCTCGAGAACCCGCAGCTGACCGATCAGTCGGTCCACCGGGAGCACCTCGACCTGGTCGTGCCCGCCGCCGATGCCCTCATCACCCTGACCGCGGGCGCGAGCGCCGAGATCGAGCGGCGCTGGGGTCGCACGGCCCGTGTGATCGGGCACCCTCGGGTCGCGGCCGACGAGCTCGCGCCGACGCCGCTCGTGGCGGGCGACGGCACGCCGACGGCCGTCGTACACCTGCGGGACCTGCGTCCGAACATCGACGGGATCGGTACGGTCCGTGCGCTCGCCGACGCGGTCAAGGGCGTCTCGACTCCTCTCCGCGTGATCGTGGACGTCAACGAGAACGTGCGTGACGAGGAGCAGCTCACCGCGATCGCGTCGATCGTCGACGCGTCCCCGCTGCTGAGTCTGCGCCGCCACCCGCGCTACGACGACGCGGAGCTCGCCGCGTCGCTCCTGGCGGCCGAGGTCGCCGTGCTGCCCTACCGATTCGGCACGCACTCGGGCTGGGCCGAGCTGTGCTGGGACCTCGGTGTGCCGATCGTGACGCCGCCCGTCGGCTACATCGCCGAGCAGCACCCGACAGACTCGGTCGTGTTCGACGCGGCCGACAGCGGGAGCCTCGCGTCCGCGCTCGGCGCGGCCCTGGCACTCGCGACCCCCGCCGGTTCCACCGCCCGTGCCGCGGTCGTGTCCGAACGCCGCGACGCCCGACGGGCCGAACGCATCGTGATCGCCCGCGAACACGAGGGCATCTACCGGGGGGTGCTCCGATGACGCACACGACCGGCGCACCGCTCACCATCGTGGTCATCGCCCCTCTCCGCCACCCCCTCGGCGAGCCGCACGCCGGCGGCCTCGAGGCCGCCGTCTTCAACCGCATCCGCCTGCTGCGGAGCCGCGGGCACCGCGTCCTCGTGTGCGGCGTCGAGGGTTCCCACCCCGCCCCGGCGACCGAGGCGCTGACCCTGCCGGCCGTGCGCTGGGGAGCGGACCGCGACGCGTCCGATTCCACCTATCCGCCCGGCTACCTGCGCCAGGCGGAACGCGCGCTCGACCGGGCGATGGACTGGATCGCCGTGCACGCGAGCCAGATCGACGTCGTGGACAACCACAGCCTCCATCCCCTGCCGGTCCGGCGGGCGCACGAGCTCGGCGTGCCGATGATGACCACCCTGCACACGCCGCCCCTGCCGTCGCTCCTCTCCGGCATCGCGACGAGCTCGTCCCGCCTCATCGCGGTGAGCGAGTACACCGCGCGTCACTGGCAGGACGTGGGCGTGCGCGACATCACGGTGCAGCACAACATGGTGGACACGGCCACGTGGCGGCTGGGCCCCGGCGGACCGTCGCTCGTGTGGTTCGGTCGCGTGGTGCCCGAGAAGGCGCCGCATCTCGCGATCGCTGCGGCCCGTCGGCTCGGAATGGGCCTCACCCTCGTGGGCCGGAACGGCGACGCCGACTACTTCGACGATGTCATCGCCCCGATGCTCGGTGACGGCATCGTGTACGCCGGGGAGCGGCGCGCGCGGGAGCTCGCGCGGCTCGTCGGTCAGAGCGCGGCCGCCCTCGTGACGCCCGTGTGGGACGAGCCGTTCGGGCTCGTCGTGGCAGAAGCGCTCGCCACCGGCACACCCGTCGCGGCGTTCCGGCGCGGCGGCGTGCCCGAGGTGGCCGGGATCAACCCGGCCGTGCGGCTCGTAGCGTCGGACGACGTCGACGCTCTCGCCGCCGGCGTCGCCTCGCTTGTGCGCACGTCCTCCCCGGCGATGCGACGGGCCGCGCGGGCCGACGCCGCACGACGGTTCTCCTTCCGCCGCCATGCGTTCGAACTCGAGGACCTCATGCGCGAGACCGTCGAGCGTCACGCACCGGCCGTCCGGCAGGACCTCCCGGCATGACCCGCCCGCGGATCGGCTGGTACGTTCACCACCACGGCCGCGGTCACGTCTCGCGGTTCCTCGCGGTGCGGCCTCACCTCGACGCGGATGTCGTCGTGTTCAGCAGCATGGAGGCGCCCGCGGAGTTGCCTGTCGGCACCGAGTGGGTGGCGCTTCCGCTCGACAACGAGGTGGAGGAGCGCGACGGTCGCGTCCTCGACCCCTACGATCCAGACGCCGAGGCGACGGTGCGCGGGCGGCTGCATTGGGCGCCGATCGACCACCGCGGGCACCGACGCCGACTCGGCCTCATCGCCGCCCGCGCCGACGAGCTGGACGCGTTCGTCGTGGACGTGTCCGTCGAGGTGGCCGTGTTCGTGCGTCTCCTCGGACTTCCACTCGCCCTGTTCACGCAGCCGGGTGCGCGCGTGGACGTGCCCCACGAGCTCGCGTTCGCGATCGCCGATCGGATCATCGCGCCATGGCCTCCGGGCACCCACGACACGAGCGTGTTCGGTGCGGGCGCCGAGCATCTGCACACCGTCGGCGGCATCTCGCGCTCGGTGGGACGGGAGCGGCCGGCCGTCGAGCCGGGCACCGTCCTGCTGCTCGGCGGGATCGGGCCGGTCGGCGAGCGCGAGGCGGTGTGGGCGTCACTCTCGGAACGCTTCCCGGACGTCCGGTGGCGGAGCGCCGGCTATCTGCCGGGTACGTTCGTCGACGACCCGTGGGAGGCCATCTGCCGCGCGGAGGTCGTGATCTCGGCCGGCGGTCAGAACAGCGTCGGCGACATCGCGGCCGCGGGCAGACCGGCGATCGTCGTTGCGCAGGAACGGCCGTTCGAGGAACAGGTCACGACGGCGCGCGTGCTCGACCGGGAGGGTTTCGCCGTCTCCCTCGACGAGTGGCCCGACCCCGACGCGCTCGCCGAGGCCCTCGATCGCGTGCGGAGCCGTCCGACGCGCTGGGCGGAGTGGGGTGTCGACCGCGGGGCTGCGACGGCCGCGCGACTCATCCTCGACCTCGTCCCGGCCGCGGCCTCCTCCACGACGATCCCGGTCGTCGCGTGACGACCGCCATCGTCACGCTCGCCTCGCGGGCGCGCCTCGATCACCTGCGCCGACAGGAGGAGTGGATCCGTACCGTCGCACCGGACGCGATCCGCGTGGTCGTGCAGCTCGATGCGGAACCGGACGAGGCGTTCGGCGGCGACGCTTTGCACGTCCCGCCTGGGGACGGCGGACTGCGGCTGGCCGCCGGCCGGAACCGCGGGGCCGCCGAGGCGATCGCGCGCGGAGCCGACCTGCTCGTGTTCCTCGACGTCGACTGCCTGCCGCACCCCGGCCTGCTCGCCGCGTACGAAGGCGCGTCGACCGGTCGCCGGGAGCTGCTGTGCGGGCCCGTCACCTATCTGCCGGAGGGCGTCATCCCGACCTCCCCTGCGGAGGCCGACGCCCACCTCGACCCGCACCCCGCCCGCCCCGCGCCGGCCGACGGCGTCGTTCAGCCGGCGACGGCTGCCGACTGGGACCTCTTCTGGTCGCTCTCCTTCGCCTGCACGCCGGAGACGTGGGCGGCGATCGGCGGATTCCACGAACGCTTCGAGGGCTACGGCGGCGAGGACACCGACTTCGGATGGACCGCCCGCGACGCCGGCGCGCGCCTGCACTGGGTGGGCGGCGCCCACGCGCTCCACCAGTACCACCCCACGTCGAAGCCGCCGTGGCAGCACCTCGACGATATCCTCCGCAACGGCCGGATCGCCTTCGAGCGCTGGGGCCGCTGGCCGATGCTCCGCTGGATCGAGGCGTTCGCCGCCGAGGGCGCCGTCGAGTTCGCCGACGGCGACTGGCGCCGCACGGCCTGACGTTCCCCTCCCCGATCCGGGGGTACAACGCATCTGGACCCCGCGCTCACGTGACTGATAGACATCTCAGAACACGATGAGGGAGACCGATGAAACTGCTCGCACGCCGACGACAGACCACCCGCTCCGCTCCGATCCTCCTCGCGACCTTCGCCGTGATCACAGGCCTCGCACTCAGCGGATGCACCGCGGGTGCGACCGCAGCGGCTCCCGACTCGACGCCCGATTCGACCCCCGATTCGACCGCGACGCCCGAGCCCAGCACCACGACGTTGGCCGGGGAGACCCTGTCCGGCACCGGCCCCACCGATGTCACCGGCGTGGACTTCGCCCTCCCGTCTGGTATGAAGACGGTCGTCATCGCGTTCGAGTGCGGAGGGGGCGGCCGGTATGCGGTCCAACTCAGGCACTCGGCGACGACGACCGAGGAGGTGACCCTGCAGGGGGACTGCGACGGAACCTCGGAACTCACCTGGCCCACCGACGCCCTCACAGCCCCCCGGCTGACCGTGTGGGTCCCCGACGGAATCGACTGGGCCGCGACGCCCACCTTCTCGACCGCCGCCTTCGTCTACGACGATCGACTCACCACCGATTGCGGATCGTTCGCCGACGCGTACAGCGCCCTCATGAACGCCGACCAGGGTTACACGCTCTACGACGCCTTCGAAGAGGACAAGTGGACGCAGCGCGTCGACGGGGCCGTCGCCGACCTCACGACGCTCGCCGAGGACGGGAGTCCCACCATCGCCGAGGACGTCGCGAGCCTGCGAGACCTGGCGAGCGACCCCGACCGCACGGTCGGTGAGGTGCTCACGGAGGATGCGTACATCGTGATCGGCGCGGTCTCCGAAGCGTGCAGCAGGAACCAGTCGCCGCTCATCCTCATGGGAGAGTTCGGCGGGTAGCGCGTCTCCGCGGCCGCCGGCCGTCCTCGAGGTGGTCGCCGCCGTCGACAGGGCCAGCGAGCGATGAGGTGCCGGGCGAGTGTCTCGCCCGGCACCTCCTCGTTCGCGTCAGTCGCCCTTCACGTTCACGAGCTGGCGCAGCGTGTGCCGCACTCGCACGAGGTCGGAGGCGTCCTCCATCACCCGGTCGATCGGCTTGTACGCCTGCGGGATCTCGTCGATGAAGGCGTCCGTGTCGCGGAACTCGATGCCCTGCATCGCCTCCCGCAGCTGCTCCCGCGTGAAGGTGTTCCGCGCGGCCCTCCGCGAGTACTCCCGACCGGCGCCATGCGGCGACGAGTTGAGGGACAGGGGGTTGCCGAGTCCCTCCACCACGTAGGAGGCGGTGCCCATCGACCCGGGAATGAGCC
Proteins encoded in this window:
- a CDS encoding glycosyltransferase family 2 protein, giving the protein MSGRRHMILGNDWSALDGVWPSERPRVSVVVAHYEQPDDLRRTLLALRAQTYPRDLVEIVVVDDGSADAPDVPEDVVLVRQADEGFRLAAARNRGAEAATGDVLCFLDADCAPEPRYLEELTRLPALAPDAVTVGRRRHADLSALPDDAALDRLPAHVLFEDPSWLANAYERSGGLLRADARSYRYLIGAVLCCTAEFFRETGGFDESFTEYGGEDWDWAWRCWTRGAVLAHVPTAVAWHNGPDAGGRDRDPAEVNRETRRMERYIPIGGSRPHALVTAASDVAVTIAAPMTATQALITIDSILRHLPTARVHLGDIAPLDGVDDPRVRAGLAPADVPYRVDVLAPVRVDTGAPLRAFLEDVGTGADGAVHIADDDGDLLVLTSSRVLTRRARWGDDVFTDRTHRAAGLARRLGSPEPSLAAYYGDWD
- a CDS encoding glycosyltransferase, translated to MTHTTGAPLTIVVIAPLRHPLGEPHAGGLEAAVFNRIRLLRSRGHRVLVCGVEGSHPAPATEALTLPAVRWGADRDASDSTYPPGYLRQAERALDRAMDWIAVHASQIDVVDNHSLHPLPVRRAHELGVPMMTTLHTPPLPSLLSGIATSSSRLIAVSEYTARHWQDVGVRDITVQHNMVDTATWRLGPGGPSLVWFGRVVPEKAPHLAIAAARRLGMGLTLVGRNGDADYFDDVIAPMLGDGIVYAGERRARELARLVGQSAAALVTPVWDEPFGLVVAEALATGTPVAAFRRGGVPEVAGINPAVRLVASDDVDALAAGVASLVRTSSPAMRRAARADAARRFSFRRHAFELEDLMRETVERHAPAVRQDLPA
- a CDS encoding J domain-containing protein, yielding MSPERAAEVLGVDVEAEPHVVTGAFAARARRTHPDVEGGSADAFREAVEARNVLLSRDRTREGYRARQEASAGAPDGYIVFDESDRPGDGANPSAEFPPWVVVPLAPSPALIAVGTGLLVIAAFLSIYDVPYPWTIAEPIARWVLLIASAVAFATTGRRGFLVVLVLLVIATLVINVAITTIGGLLGLFFTMPAIAAINAAGFVRRRRRAAGLVR
- a CDS encoding endo-1,4-beta-xylanase — its product is MRAAPTARRRRFVGAATVGVLLALMGCSSTDPQPERVTVIDLLKQEWRHVPGIVPDGDGLRVTTTARSIVEQDGGGGQPDPPVNIAGTHLAAAEDFTLSATFTDVTADATLAVYDSPPVIADEFRIEPAGVRLTLRGDDLRIAVFDGSPQQDVTDPQPVQDEHVRVPDPEAEFSVARSGDRLEVESDGETLSSLPLGDVFVSGELWLGLSSDEGSFTVPSFTAAAPAGASLSTAAPVATDLERLPDGLQALAAGSRPDFLIGAAVALGPLASDADYASSFVNNFGALTPENAMKPQALSPRQGEYLFDEADALLDLAEEKGIAVHGHTIAFSEAMPRWMRELPADSEEERAASAEILLDYVTTVVTHFRGRLDSLDVVNEPFDVDQGTDLQENVWFRVFGPTYPVVVSQAVSAADPDVRQFINENGADVPGPRQDALLQLALDTNEQGGHIDGVGLQAHIYDLDTDAVSADDLSATFDRFEDAGLLVRISENDVTDDQGEEAQAEQYATVFETCLRSAACVSYTTWGVDDRYDWWIDDDRGLHEGHDLLFDDGEPTPAFDVVRAVLAG
- a CDS encoding WcbI family polysaccharide biosynthesis putative acetyltransferase, producing the protein MIEEPTLPTGRQRHYSSFFGAPVPDGLAVVVGNCQAESLRIVIDGPDLPTVRIPPVHELEPDDLPRLDRLLASASLVITQPIRDDYRGLPVGTRQLAARLPAEARLVVVPAVRHRSLHPAQVVVRHPDKPIEDPPLVAYHDLRTIAEALGHARPRLTAAVVAAIAQESTGELRMREERNGAVPISDVFDAPRFPLLRTINHPGNPVWSELARRVRDRAGLGDAVTDPGRELLSSVVAPREGVVIEAWGLDAEPDPHWYVDGRPVHDDEVRAAQLRWYSDNPDLLRLAADRHSSALAVVMSA
- a CDS encoding SRPBCC domain-containing protein, encoding MNENEETTLTELSFTVSGRVARPIEEVYDAVADPAQLSRYFTTGGATGRLVAGATVTWDFHDHPGGFPVEVMEADAPRRIVVRWGADDAADDSDHTTTTFEFEPVDDGARTLVTITESAWRATPSGAKSAFGNCEGWTSMLNALKAWLEHGVVLREGFYV
- a CDS encoding glycosyltransferase, whose protein sequence is MPARLRPDRPIRVAAVPGGHPYVRSLIEPGTASVEILPDPPARDGATDRWWPPAMLTADWIQGHSDEVDVLHVHFGMESSTTAELSAAIDALRATDTPFVYTVHDLENPQLTDQSVHREHLDLVVPAADALITLTAGASAEIERRWGRTARVIGHPRVAADELAPTPLVAGDGTPTAVVHLRDLRPNIDGIGTVRALADAVKGVSTPLRVIVDVNENVRDEEQLTAIASIVDASPLLSLRRHPRYDDAELAASLLAAEVAVLPYRFGTHSGWAELCWDLGVPIVTPPVGYIAEQHPTDSVVFDAADSGSLASALGAALALATPAGSTARAAVVSERRDARRAERIVIAREHEGIYRGVLR
- a CDS encoding ArsR/SmtB family transcription factor; the encoded protein is MKEREVNDVDDLVFKALASATRRHMLDVLKASPRTTGDLCEALPHLDRTTVLQHLRVLERAELVTGRRIGRERHLALAPLPIKRLHDRWIGDYARAAVELLDELDRQATPNER